In one Umezawaea sp. Da 62-37 genomic region, the following are encoded:
- a CDS encoding glycoside hydrolase family 30 beta sandwich domain-containing protein, whose protein sequence is MRRTAYGVAAAVALTLVSTASVQAAGPHHDAPRARVWVTTPDRAELMAERAPVVFGSGTSTHPTIVVDPDRSYQRVDGFGASITDSSAAVLRGLAPGVRDETMRKLFDPVRGIGVSFLRQPVGSSDFTAEAEHYTYDDVPAGQTDFPLRHFSIAHDEKTILPLLRQAKRLNPALSVMATPWSPPAWMKTGDSLVGGRLKDDPAVYDAYARYLLAYVKAYAAAGVPIDFLSVQNEPQNRTPSEYPGTDMPVAQQLKVIEALGPKLRAASPRTKILAYDHNWSTHPGDVEGTPPGSSPETDYPYQILRSPAARWITGTAYHCYSGDPSDQTKLHDAFPDKGIWFTECSGSHGPADPPAQVFNDTLRWHARNVVMGTTRNWAKSAVNWNIALDSTGGPHNGGCDTCTGLVTAQPDGSVTTDAEYYTIGHLSKFVKPGATRIGSTSFGTTGWNGQVIDTAFRNPDGSTALVVHNENDEPRTFAVSAGDKQFEYTLPGGALATFTWPRDDDLRSRFDAVPLTGATATASPAGEGVALVADDDASTRWSSGTAQAAGQYVQLDLKSRKRFTRVAVDSGGYEGDFARSWQLSSSTDGTTWRTLATGAGTGQLTTVDVRATTARYLRVTSTGTAANWWSVADIRLYR, encoded by the coding sequence ATGAGAAGAACCGCGTACGGCGTCGCGGCGGCAGTAGCACTGACCCTCGTGAGCACGGCGTCCGTGCAAGCGGCGGGTCCGCACCACGACGCGCCGCGCGCACGAGTGTGGGTGACGACGCCCGACCGAGCCGAGCTGATGGCGGAGCGCGCGCCGGTCGTGTTCGGGTCCGGGACCTCGACGCATCCCACGATCGTGGTCGATCCAGACCGGTCCTACCAGCGGGTCGACGGGTTCGGGGCGTCGATCACCGACTCGTCGGCGGCCGTCCTGCGCGGGCTGGCCCCCGGTGTGCGGGACGAGACGATGCGCAAGCTCTTCGACCCGGTGCGCGGCATCGGGGTGAGCTTCCTGCGGCAGCCCGTCGGGTCGTCGGACTTCACCGCGGAGGCCGAGCACTACACCTACGACGACGTGCCCGCGGGGCAGACCGACTTCCCGTTGCGGCACTTCAGCATCGCCCACGACGAGAAAACGATCCTGCCGCTGCTGCGCCAGGCTAAGCGGCTCAACCCGGCGCTGTCGGTCATGGCCACGCCGTGGAGCCCGCCCGCGTGGATGAAGACCGGCGACTCGCTGGTCGGCGGCCGCCTCAAGGACGACCCCGCCGTGTACGACGCCTACGCGCGCTACCTCCTGGCGTACGTGAAGGCCTACGCGGCGGCGGGTGTGCCGATCGACTTCCTGTCGGTGCAGAACGAGCCGCAGAACCGCACGCCGTCGGAGTACCCCGGCACGGACATGCCGGTCGCGCAGCAGCTGAAGGTGATCGAGGCGCTGGGCCCGAAGCTGCGGGCCGCGAGTCCGCGCACGAAGATCCTGGCCTACGACCACAACTGGTCCACCCACCCCGGTGACGTGGAGGGCACGCCGCCCGGCTCGTCGCCGGAGACCGACTACCCCTACCAGATCCTGCGCAGCCCGGCCGCGCGCTGGATCACGGGCACCGCCTACCACTGCTACTCCGGCGACCCGTCCGACCAGACGAAGCTGCACGACGCGTTCCCGGACAAGGGGATCTGGTTCACCGAGTGCTCCGGGTCGCACGGCCCGGCGGACCCGCCCGCGCAGGTCTTCAACGACACGCTGCGGTGGCACGCGCGCAACGTCGTCATGGGCACGACCCGCAACTGGGCGAAGTCCGCGGTCAACTGGAACATCGCGCTGGACAGCACCGGCGGCCCGCACAACGGCGGCTGCGACACGTGCACCGGACTGGTGACCGCGCAGCCGGACGGCAGCGTGACCACCGACGCCGAGTACTACACGATCGGCCACCTGTCGAAGTTCGTGAAGCCCGGCGCGACGCGGATCGGCAGCACGTCGTTCGGCACCACCGGGTGGAACGGCCAGGTCATCGACACGGCTTTCCGCAACCCCGACGGTTCCACGGCGCTGGTGGTGCACAACGAGAACGACGAGCCGCGCACGTTCGCGGTGAGCGCGGGCGACAAGCAGTTCGAGTACACGCTGCCCGGTGGCGCGCTGGCGACGTTCACCTGGCCGCGCGACGACGACCTGCGCTCCCGGTTCGACGCGGTGCCCCTGACCGGCGCCACCGCGACGGCCTCCCCCGCGGGCGAGGGCGTGGCACTGGTCGCGGACGACGACGCGTCGACCCGCTGGTCCAGCGGCACCGCCCAGGCCGCGGGCCAGTACGTCCAGCTGGACCTCAAGTCCCGCAAGCGCTTCACCAGGGTGGCCGTCGACAGCGGCGGCTACGAGGGCGACTTCGCGCGGTCGTGGCAGCTGTCGTCCAGCACCGACGGCACCACCTGGCGCACCCTCGCCACGGGCGCCGGGACGGGCCAGCTGACCACCGTCGACGTCCGCGCCACCACCGCCCGGTACCTGCGCGTCACGTCCACCGGCACGGCGGCCAACTGGTGGAGCGTCGCCGACATCCGCCTGTACCGCTGA
- a CDS encoding LacI family DNA-binding transcriptional regulator produces the protein MERRTRVRDIAAETGVSIATVSRVLNDHVNVAPRTRELVLQAVERHRRDDTPPGAVHVRCPYLLTDYFGLIVSSIAETLRLHGMRMTLDAGEASQRDDALTTLPDQPGTGSAILILPPEDGDQLIALSRTGFPFVVVDPRTPPPPDVAAVSAAHFSGARAMAAHLVELGHRHIGMIAGPEEWLASDARAAGHHAALAAVGVLPDPHRTRHVEPTTNAGRQAGGELLDAPSPPTAIVCFNDKLAVGALQAARERGLRVPEDVSIAGFDDIDLSRATTPTLTTIRQPLAEMGRIAVTQLMRVLDGHRPEALHLELSTTLIPRNSTGPAKT, from the coding sequence GTGGAGCGGCGAACGAGGGTGCGGGACATCGCCGCGGAAACCGGGGTCTCCATCGCCACGGTGTCCCGCGTGCTCAACGACCACGTCAACGTGGCCCCGAGAACCCGCGAACTCGTGCTCCAGGCCGTCGAACGGCACCGCCGCGACGACACCCCGCCGGGCGCGGTCCACGTCCGCTGCCCGTACCTGCTGACCGACTACTTCGGACTGATCGTCTCCTCGATCGCGGAAACCCTTCGCCTGCACGGGATGCGCATGACGCTCGACGCGGGCGAGGCCTCCCAGCGCGACGACGCCCTCACCACCCTGCCCGACCAGCCGGGCACCGGCTCAGCCATCCTCATCCTCCCTCCCGAGGACGGCGACCAGCTCATCGCCCTGTCCCGCACCGGCTTCCCCTTCGTCGTGGTCGACCCCCGCACCCCTCCACCACCGGACGTCGCCGCCGTCTCCGCCGCCCACTTCTCCGGCGCCCGCGCCATGGCCGCGCACCTGGTGGAACTGGGCCACCGCCACATCGGCATGATCGCCGGCCCGGAGGAATGGCTCGCCAGCGACGCCAGAGCAGCAGGCCACCACGCCGCCCTCGCCGCGGTCGGCGTACTACCCGACCCGCACCGAACCCGCCACGTCGAACCCACCACCAACGCCGGCCGCCAAGCGGGCGGCGAACTCCTGGACGCCCCCTCCCCGCCGACCGCGATCGTCTGCTTCAACGACAAACTCGCAGTCGGCGCCCTCCAAGCCGCCCGCGAACGCGGCCTCCGAGTACCCGAGGACGTCTCCATCGCCGGCTTCGACGACATCGACCTGAGCCGCGCCACCACCCCCACCCTCACCACCATCCGCCAACCACTGGCGGAGATGGGCCGCATCGCCGTCACCCAACTGATGCGCGTCCTGGACGGCCACCGCCCAGAAGCCCTGCACCTCGAACTCTCAACCACCCTCATACCCCGCAACTCAACCGGCCCGGCCAAAACCTGA
- a CDS encoding sigma-70 family RNA polymerase sigma factor: MRRSDPEDETFRRFAAMAIPSMGRLAYLLCGDGHTADDLVQASLIKLHRAWRRIDPPVVVDAYVRKVLLRCWLDEQRKPWRRRESRDGVVPDVADDLADPALVDWASGDTEALRRALATLPAMQRAAVVLRFYSQLSISETADALRCNEGTVKSRTARGLAALRAALSGTSEDLTPMQRRSER, encoded by the coding sequence ATGCGAAGAAGTGATCCCGAAGACGAGACCTTCCGGCGGTTCGCCGCGATGGCCATCCCCTCCATGGGGCGGCTCGCCTACCTGCTCTGCGGGGACGGCCACACGGCGGACGACCTGGTGCAGGCGTCGCTGATCAAGCTGCACCGGGCGTGGCGGCGGATCGATCCGCCGGTCGTGGTGGACGCCTACGTGCGCAAGGTGCTGCTGCGGTGCTGGCTCGACGAGCAGCGCAAGCCGTGGCGGCGGCGCGAGTCGCGCGACGGTGTGGTGCCGGACGTGGCCGACGACCTCGCCGACCCGGCGCTGGTCGACTGGGCGTCCGGTGACACCGAGGCGCTGCGCAGGGCGTTGGCGACGCTGCCCGCGATGCAGCGGGCGGCGGTGGTGCTGCGGTTCTACTCGCAGCTGTCGATCAGCGAGACAGCGGACGCGTTGCGCTGCAACGAGGGAACCGTGAAGAGCCGGACGGCCAGGGGGTTGGCGGCGCTGCGCGCGGCCCTCTCCGGGACGTCGGAGGACCTGACCCCGATGCAAAGGCGGAGTGAACGATGA
- a CDS encoding IclR family transcriptional regulator — MNVPDDLEPRSTTWTGAPSGAQSAGRVLQVLRLLATNGGATDYGCGLGDLVRVTGLAKPTVHRLLAALVATGFAERDPRTSRYRLGAEAQLVGALAARRTSVQRLARPLLADLAARTRETVLLTVRREHECLCLHREDGLGQIRTYVLAVGDTHPLGVNAGGLALLAAEDDEAVAASLDRDADWIATDYPLLDRARILDMIAATRRQGWSFNDGRVCPGAWGVAMALPDGSAAITVAGVEQRMRSDRRREIAGMLRAAVGELERLLRPGRAAVGNTA, encoded by the coding sequence GTGAACGTTCCGGACGACCTCGAACCCCGGTCCACCACGTGGACCGGCGCCCCCTCCGGCGCGCAGTCGGCGGGTCGGGTGCTCCAGGTGCTCCGACTGCTCGCGACGAACGGCGGCGCCACCGACTACGGGTGCGGGCTGGGGGACCTGGTGCGCGTCACCGGGCTGGCCAAGCCCACCGTGCACCGGTTGCTGGCGGCGCTCGTCGCGACGGGGTTCGCCGAGCGGGACCCGCGCACCTCGCGCTACCGCCTCGGCGCCGAGGCGCAGCTGGTCGGCGCGCTGGCCGCCCGCCGCACGAGCGTCCAGCGGCTCGCCCGCCCGCTGCTGGCCGACCTCGCCGCCCGCACCCGCGAGACGGTGCTGCTCACCGTGCGGCGCGAGCACGAGTGCCTGTGCCTGCACCGCGAGGACGGCCTGGGGCAGATCCGCACGTACGTGCTCGCCGTCGGCGACACCCACCCGTTGGGCGTCAACGCGGGCGGGCTCGCGCTGCTGGCCGCCGAGGACGACGAGGCCGTGGCGGCGTCGCTGGACCGCGACGCGGACTGGATCGCCACCGACTACCCGCTGCTGGACCGCGCCCGGATCCTCGACATGATCGCGGCCACCCGGCGGCAGGGCTGGTCGTTCAACGACGGCCGGGTGTGCCCCGGCGCGTGGGGCGTCGCGATGGCGCTGCCCGACGGCTCCGCGGCCATCACGGTGGCGGGGGTGGAGCAGCGGATGCGGTCCGACCGGCGCAGGGAGATCGCCGGGATGCTGCGCGCCGCGGTGGGGGAGCTGGAACGGCTGCTGCGGCCGGGCCGGGCCGCGGTCGGGAACACCGCGTGA
- a CDS encoding SDR family NAD(P)-dependent oxidoreductase, with the protein MSGGRLAGRTAVVVGGGHQGEGPGGVTGIGFATATTFARHGARVAVVDRDADSARRTVQAITDAGGQALALVADATDDDQVRAAVDTALGAFGRIDVVHTNVGVTSLGSVEDITIEDWRTSFALNLDTVFLAAKHTLPHLAARGGSLVAMSSVASIRSTGYPYPGYAAAKAAVNQLTRSIAIEYAGRGVRANAILAGLIDTPLVYRQLADGSAGATRADRAARSPTGAMGTAQDVADAALFLASDESRYITGVLLPVDGGLHVRAG; encoded by the coding sequence GTGAGCGGCGGCAGGCTGGCGGGCCGCACGGCGGTCGTCGTCGGCGGCGGCCACCAGGGCGAGGGGCCCGGCGGCGTGACGGGCATCGGCTTCGCCACGGCCACCACGTTCGCGCGGCACGGAGCCCGCGTGGCGGTGGTCGACCGGGACGCCGACTCCGCGCGGCGCACCGTTCAGGCGATCACCGACGCGGGTGGGCAGGCGCTCGCGCTGGTCGCCGACGCGACCGACGACGACCAGGTGCGCGCCGCCGTCGACACCGCGCTCGGCGCGTTCGGGCGGATCGACGTGGTGCACACCAACGTCGGCGTCACCTCGCTCGGCTCGGTCGAGGACATCACGATCGAGGACTGGCGCACTTCGTTCGCGCTCAACCTGGACACGGTGTTCCTGGCCGCCAAGCACACCCTGCCGCACCTCGCGGCGCGTGGCGGCTCGCTCGTCGCGATGTCGTCGGTGGCCTCGATCCGCTCCACCGGCTACCCCTACCCCGGTTACGCGGCGGCGAAGGCGGCCGTCAACCAGCTGACCCGGTCCATCGCGATCGAGTACGCCGGACGGGGTGTGCGGGCGAACGCGATCCTCGCGGGCCTGATCGACACACCGCTGGTCTACCGGCAGCTCGCGGACGGCTCCGCCGGGGCGACGCGGGCCGACCGCGCCGCCCGCAGCCCCACCGGGGCCATGGGCACCGCCCAGGACGTCGCCGACGCGGCCCTGTTCCTGGCCTCCGACGAGTCCCGCTACATCACCGGGGTCCTGCTGCCGGTCGACGGCGGCCTGCACGTGCGCGCCGGATGA
- a CDS encoding alpha/beta hydrolase: MPTFTTRDGVELAYQDRGGDGFPLVMLPGWGQTQAMFRHQFAGLADGHRVITLDHRGHGLSAKPDHGYRIARLAADVDELLDHLGLDEVDALGWSMGVSVWWSLMDNSGTGRVRRFIAVDQPSAVAAVPWMSPREQAECGAIFDVDTLLALGGSLAGPEGDKAREDFVRGMFPAGAPEDVWEFVTGELATVPAAGAVPLLFDHCAQDWRDVLPAIDVPTLVMGAEVSHVSVSSQAYVADRIPGARLHVFTADVATSHFPFLVNPPAFNAVVEGFLAD; encoded by the coding sequence ATGCCCACCTTCACCACCCGAGACGGCGTGGAACTGGCCTACCAGGACCGCGGCGGCGACGGGTTCCCGCTCGTCATGCTGCCGGGCTGGGGCCAGACCCAGGCCATGTTCCGCCACCAGTTCGCCGGGCTGGCGGACGGCCACCGGGTGATCACCCTCGACCACCGCGGCCACGGCCTGTCCGCCAAGCCCGACCACGGCTACCGGATCGCCCGGCTGGCCGCCGATGTCGACGAACTGCTCGACCACCTCGGCCTTGACGAGGTCGACGCCCTCGGCTGGTCGATGGGCGTGTCCGTGTGGTGGAGCCTGATGGACAACTCCGGCACCGGCCGCGTCCGCAGGTTCATCGCCGTCGACCAGCCCTCCGCCGTCGCCGCCGTCCCGTGGATGAGCCCGCGGGAGCAGGCCGAGTGCGGCGCGATCTTCGACGTCGACACCCTCCTCGCGCTCGGCGGCAGCCTCGCGGGACCCGAGGGGGACAAGGCGCGCGAGGACTTCGTGCGCGGCATGTTCCCCGCGGGAGCCCCGGAGGACGTGTGGGAGTTCGTCACCGGTGAACTGGCGACGGTCCCCGCGGCGGGCGCGGTGCCGCTGCTGTTCGACCACTGCGCCCAGGACTGGCGCGACGTGCTGCCTGCCATCGACGTGCCGACGCTGGTGATGGGGGCGGAGGTCAGCCACGTCAGCGTGTCCTCGCAGGCCTACGTGGCCGACCGGATCCCCGGCGCCAGGCTGCACGTGTTCACCGCCGACGTGGCGACCTCGCACTTCCCGTTCCTGGTGAACCCGCCCGCGTTCAACGCCGTCGTGGAGGGGTTCCTGGCGGACTAG
- a CDS encoding arabinan endo-1,5-alpha-L-arabinosidase encodes MSAWKKRALALVAAVAAVTAMAPTTLAYAAPGRVTGDIGVHDPSIVKQPAGGYLVAHTGDNIALKTSTDRTAFRNAGSAFPNGASWTTAYTGGSRNLWAPDLSYRNGQYYMYYSASTFGVNKSAIFLATSTSGASGTWTNRGLVVESRTSDDFNAIDPDLVVDDQGRWWLSFGSFWSGVKMIALNPSTGLRSDSTIRSIAGRNGGPIEAPNIVKHGSYYFLFVSFDYCCRGASSTYRVMVGRSSSVTGPYSDRNGVAMTSGGGTQILASEGGVHGPGHQDVFTDTDSDILSYHYYNDSGTSLLGINWLGWDSAGWPYVH; translated from the coding sequence TTGTCCGCATGGAAGAAACGCGCGCTGGCACTGGTGGCCGCGGTAGCCGCCGTCACGGCGATGGCACCCACGACCCTGGCCTACGCGGCTCCCGGCCGGGTGACCGGCGACATCGGCGTGCACGACCCGAGCATCGTCAAGCAACCCGCGGGCGGCTACCTCGTCGCGCACACCGGCGACAACATCGCGTTGAAGACGTCGACCGACCGGACCGCGTTCCGCAACGCGGGATCCGCGTTCCCCAACGGCGCGTCGTGGACCACGGCCTACACCGGCGGCAGCCGCAACCTGTGGGCCCCCGACCTGTCCTACCGCAACGGCCAGTACTACATGTACTACTCGGCCTCGACGTTCGGGGTGAACAAGTCGGCGATCTTCCTGGCCACCAGCACCAGCGGCGCTTCGGGGACGTGGACCAACCGCGGTTTGGTCGTCGAATCGCGCACGAGTGACGACTTCAACGCCATCGACCCCGACCTGGTGGTCGACGACCAGGGCCGCTGGTGGCTGAGCTTCGGCTCGTTCTGGTCCGGCGTCAAGATGATCGCGCTGAACCCGTCCACCGGTCTGCGCTCCGATTCCACCATCCGCTCCATCGCGGGGCGCAACGGCGGCCCGATCGAGGCGCCGAACATCGTCAAGCACGGCAGCTACTACTTCCTGTTCGTCTCCTTCGACTACTGCTGCCGCGGCGCCTCCAGCACCTACCGCGTCATGGTCGGCCGCTCGTCCAGCGTCACCGGCCCCTACAGCGACCGCAACGGCGTCGCGATGACCTCCGGCGGCGGCACCCAGATCCTCGCCTCGGAGGGCGGCGTCCACGGCCCCGGCCACCAGGACGTGTTCACCGACACCGACAGCGACATCCTCAGCTACCACTACTACAACGACAGCGGCACGTCGCTGCTCGGCATCAACTGGCTGGGCTGGGACTCCGCCGGCTGGCCCTACGTCCACTAG